The DNA region CCCTCTCGCTGCCAACGCCGGGTACCACAGCACTACGGGCGAGTGTGTGGGCGGCTCCAAactcccgggcgtcaaaacacatGATGATGTCTGACAGAATAATCAAGAATGGCAAAAAatcggcgggaaatgacaattagaaaggagaagagggggcagGAAAAACTAAATATAAGgaagaggaaatagcttccagcacttattacgggctcaccataacccgtgctacttggaattttttgttctgagtagttgaatctaaagCAATAACAAGAGCTTCCAGCACATTACTGAAGACGGCAGCAGGAGTATAAGGCTCCAAAAGAACAGAGGATTGTCCCGTGGAGCATCACaccccggcagccgcccaccaggcCCCCTCACGCCCACAATGGGCCAGAAGGGGAGGgggcccgtgggtggtagtggaccccatacccatattatttgatatatatatatatatgtcgtacctaatagccagaacgcacttctcggcctactatgcaaggcctgatttgcctaataagccaagttttcctgaattaatatattatctctaacttttttcttatgaaatgataaagctacccattacattacgaatgaggtcaatttttttttattggagttaaaattaacgtagatatatgaccgaacctaaccaaccctacctaacctaacctaacctatctttataggttaggtttggttaggtagccgaaaaagttaggttaggttaggtaggttaggtagacgaaaaacaattaattcatgaaaacttggcttattaggcaaatctggccttgcatagtaggcatagaagtgagttctggctactaggtacgacatatatatatatatatatatatatatatatatatatatatatatatatatatatatatatatatataaaataatatgggtatggggtccactaccgcccacaggatgggtatggggtccactaccacccacaggatgggtatggggtccactacatatatatatatatatatatatatatatatatatatatatatatatatatatatatatatatatatatataatatatatatatatatatataatatatatatatatatataatatatatatatatatatatatatatatatatataatatatatatatatatatatataatatacatatatatatatatatatatatatatatatatatatatatatatatatatatatatatatatgtatgtgtgtgtgtgtgtgtgtgtcgtacctagtagccagaacgcacttctcagcctactatgcaaggcccaatttgcctaataagccaagttttcataaattgtttttcgactacctaacctatctaacctaacctaacctaactttttcggctacctaacctaacctataaagataggttaggttaggttaggtagggttggttaggttcggtcatatatctacgttaattttaactccaataaaaaaaattgatctcatacataatgaaataggtagctttatcatttcataagatttttttttttaagaaaatatattaattcaggaaaacttggcttattaggcaaatcggcccctgcatagtaggccgagaagtgcattctggctactaggtacgacatatatatatatatatatatatatatatatatatatatatatatatatatatatatatatatatatatatatatatgtgtgtgtgtgtgtgtgtgtgtgtggggcataactggccgacccctcgcagtgttcaagagagaactggataagcacctccaaaggatacctgatcaaccaggctgtgactcgtacgtcaggctgcgagcagccgcgtccaacagcctggttgatcagtccggcaaccaggaggcctggtcgacgaccgggccgcaggaaagctaagccccggaagcacctcaaggtaacctcaaggtaggtgtgtgaatatatatatacacacgtagCACAGGCTACTTACTTACATCAAAATGGAGAGGTTGGtggagacctttgacaagccgccggtttcCTGTCCCTCTGGAGGCCACTATAAAGGGATCAAAATAATACCAATAATCAGGTTAAGATAAGCACAAAAATTGTGATAATCTCCATCAGTGAGAAATTGGCTAATAACGTAATCCTTTTGACTGCTCCTTCAGCCTAATGGTCTGCGTCCTCGACTCATAATCCAGGCAGCAGGGTTCAGTCCTCTGGGCGGCACAGGGACGGTTGTGCACCttttcacctgatgcttctgttcacctagcggtaaatcgGTTGTACTGGAGTTAGGCAATTGTTGTTGGGTGGCATCctgaagggggggagggatagttggcgtggggggttggggggatctatatctgatatgagaataaggaacagcagcggtgcaaggactgtacccttgtTACACCACAGTTGTAAGCGTGACGGGAAGCAGAGGAAGCCGCACCTTCACTCACAACTACACCAGACGTCAACACTTTACCGGAAAGTGTTAAGTGACTCCTCCCTCATTACTTTCCACTTAAATACTTAAAATGTCTGGAAAATCTGACAGCACTTAAGCGCCAAAGACTGAGAGCATCACCCTGGACCCGCGCGACGATGATCATGTTCTCATTAACCGCATTACCCGCCAAGTTATCTCCTTCATATTTCCTACACCGGACCCCGGGTCACTCCACTCGCATCCCGACCCAGTCATCCAGGGTTCGACTCCCGGGCAGAGCGAGACGTTGCGGCTTGATTCCTTCACGTCACGCAGATCAGTCGTTGACCAAGGGCAGCCTCGCTAAGTCTTAAAAGCTTACAGCCCATCAGGACGCAGCCTTGAGGTAACCCCAGTGACACGAATGGAAGATGATATTAATAGAATTGTAATGGGATCAGTTTAGATAAAGCGATAAATTGAGACAATACGGGTTTGGAAATTGGGTTGATAATTGATCAAAGAAATTGCAGGACAAGAGACCGCTGCAGTGTTTCAAGCGCAGCCTAGACACGTGTGGTTGTGCTCGGACGAAAAATACTAAGTACCTCTGTATTGACCAATAGACATACTAGTACATTTGTAATTTACCCGCGGGGGCCATAGCCTCTCGAATGGCCTCCACGGGGGGACAGCAAGCCGGCGGCTTTCCGATGATTTTGTTTCCATCTGATGAAtgttgacctccccccccccccagaggtgcCGACCAGAGGTCCCAGCGTCAGCGGGCAGCGCGGGGACTACCAGGTCGGGGACTTGCTCCTCCTCAACTGTTCCTCTCCGCcgtcctacccctccaccaccctcacctgGGACATCAACGGCCGCCAGGTGAGCTGCATCAACGCCTCCACCCGCCACTCCGTAACAAATGCAACGTTTTACGCACGTACATACGTACcgttcttgtgccaggtaagtccactacgggctcaccatagcccgtgctacttgccccgctcctgtgccaggtaagtccactacgggctcaccatagcccgtgctacttgccccgctcctgtgccaggtaagtccactacgggctcaccatatcccgtgctacttgccccgctcctgtgccaggtaagtccactacgggctcaccatagcccgtgctacttgcccggctcctgtgccaggtaaattcaGTAGGTAACGTCAGTAGCCTATTGATGAGTAGGTGACATCATTAGTGATGAGTAGGTGACATTGATGAGCATGTACCATCGGTAGCTTAGTGAGGATAGGGTATGATCAGTAAGAGAGTAGCAGGATAGAGAGGAGTGTGAGAGAGCTAAGAGAGAGCCGTCACTCTGGGTGTTGCAGACGGGCCCGAGAGAGACGGTGGTGACGTACCCGGGTGAGAGTGACGGGAGTGGACGGGTCTCCGCGTGGTCGGGTCTCCACATGTGGCTCCACGCCCACCACTTCACCCACGGCGCCCTCGTCGTCCGCTGCACCGCCACCATCCTCCACGTGTACCGGGTCTCCACCGAGCTCGTCATTACCGACGGCCGCTCCCTCCACACCTCCCCGCGGGAGGGCGCCTCCACGGGCGGTAAGTCACCCCCTCAAATTACAAATATAAGATAATCGTATCCTATTGGTCTCGTATGGGACCAAtaggaggagctgcctcgtatggaccaataggagctgcctcgtatggaccaataggagctgcctcgtatggaccaataggagctgcctcgtatgggaccaataggagctgcctcgtatgggccaatgagcTTTCTTTTGTTTCCTTCATGTTGTTAAGTAAAATGTTTAATTTTAGAGAGATAACTTGTGCCACTCCGTGTTGCAGGCGCGGAAGGGTGTCCGTCagtagtgtgggtgttgctgctgctgctgctgctcctgctggacCTCCTGGGCACCTGAAGGGACCTGTTCCTCCCCACTCACCTTCTGTAGCGCCTGCCTCGACGGTGGAGGAGCAGCGTCACGCTCGAGAGTGGAGGTGGCTTTATCAACGAGGCTGGAATACAGAACAGGGCTATAATCAAGGTGTTCCAGGGACAGAGGACGGGGCTGGAATAGAGGACGGGGCTGGAATAGAGGACGGGGCTGGAAACAATGAGGATGCTGGGATAGAGGACGGTGCTGGAAGCAAGGAAGTTCCTGGGATAGAGGACGGTGCTGGAAACAATGAGGATGCTGGAATAGAGGACGGGGCTGGAATAGAGGACGGGGCTGGAAACAATGAGGATGCTGGGATAGAGGACGGTGCTGGAAGCAGGTTAGATGCTGGAAGCAAGGAAGTTCCTGGGATAGAGGACGGTGCTGGAAGCAAGGAAGTTCCTGGGATAGAGGACGGTGCTGGAAACAATGAGGATGCTGGAATAGAGGACGGGGCTGGAAGCAGGTTAGATGCTGGAATAGAGGACGATGCTGGAAGCAAGGAAGATGCTGGAAACAATGAGGATGCTGGGATAGAGGATGGGACTGGAAGCAAGGAAGATGCTGGAATAAAGGATGGGACTGGAAACAAGGAAGATGCTGGAATAAAGGATGGGACTGGAAGCAAGGAAGATGCTGGAATAAAGGATGGGACTGGAAACAAGGAAGATGCTGGAATAAAGGATGGGACTGGAAGCAAGGAAGATGCTGGAATAAAGGATGGGACTGGAAACAAGGAAGATGCTGGAATAAAGGATGGGACTGGAAGCAAGGAAGATGCTGGAATAGAGGATGGGACTGGAAACAAGGAAGATGCTGGAATAAAGGATGGGACTGGAAACAAGGAAGATGCTGGAATAAAGGATGGGACTGGAAGCAGGAATGATGCTGGAATAAAGGATGGGACTGGAAGCAGGAATGATGCTGGAATAAAGGATGGGACTGGAAGCAGGAATGATGCTGGAATAAAGGATGGGACTGGAAGCAAGGAAGATGCTGGAATAGAGGACGGGACAGGAATCATGGAAGGAGTAAAAATAAGAAAGACTGATACCATTACCAAAGTAAAATGTAACTTATCTCAGCACCCTCGTCACTTTCATTAATTTGACTCATTGGGTACTATACTCCACTAAGTCAgtgacactcaccatcactgtcattttcactgtcaccaccaccacggctagtgccacaatcaccactattccatcaccatcaccactattaataccactgtcaccaccaccactgctagtgccactatcaccactattccatcaccatcaccactattaataccactgtcaccaccaccactgctagtgccactatcaccactattccatcaccatcaccactattaataccactgtcaccaccaccactgctagtgccactatcaccactattccatcaccatcaccactattaataccactgtcaccaccaccactgctagtgccactatcaccactattccatcaccatcaccactattaataccactgtcaccatcaccactgctagtgccactatcaccactattccatcaccatcaccactattaataccactgtcactaccaccgtcacccccactctcaccatcactaccatcctGCCTTGTGACTGGTCACCATCACTATACCGACATTAATAATAACTTTAAACTATTGTCACTATTATTATTGCATCACTTGTATTATTTACCAATATTATAAAGCAATTGTTTCGACTTTGTTGATTTACTGGAATTTAGGAGGAGTTTAAGGCTGTGTTGTGATTatggccaaggaatcggaggcaaagagacagagaaggaaagccggtagccaggaagacagaccagaatcggacttcgtttgtgctcggtgtgggatggactgccactctcggattggcctcatcagtcacaccagacgctgcaccaggattgacaactagggcgcaactccatagtctcccgagactgaaggatgcctactactgtgATTATGGTCATTGGAAAGGTATATTGTGTCGGGCGCCCTCACCACAACAGTCTGCTATATCAAGAGTCCACACCAAAAAGTCCTCCACAAGAATTAAGTGTATCCCACCTCTATAAAaatctcgcgcgcgcgcgcgtgtgtgtgtatgtgtgtatgtgtgtgtgtctgtctgtctgtctgtctgtctgtctgtctgtctgtctgtctgtctgtctgtctgtctgtctgtctgtctgtctgtctctgtctgtctgtctgtctgtctgtctgtgtgtgtgtgtgtgtgtgtgtgtgcgcgcgcgcgcgtgcgtatacttgtatatatatactcaGTAAACTGTCCTGGCGTTTGCACATTTTGTAAATAAACTGTGAGATCAAACCTTGTATTATACTCACTTGTAAACCAAATACAGAAAACCAAATACAAAGTACAGTATAACTGCAATATTCAAATATACTGAATTATTTATACAACAGTGATGGAATAGTACAGTGATAATTGCAGAATACACATGTATAATACAATGACTGTATTGTGTATGAATACGCAAGACAAGTTTGGTGATGAGCTTTAGGCCtaacaaggatggttatacacctgcaacacatcttgaaacagcaactgaatttaatagtttcttttcatcgattggtgctaaccttgcccgaaaaatcccacaaACTCAGACAGTCTCAGACAGAAAAATcccacatatctttcaggcagctatccaaactctcttctctctccggtcagccctacaggtgttgtgtccatcattcactcgctaaaaaccaaagctgggaacattagtgaaataccatccatggcATATAGTTGCCGCgtggcgtggtggaggtggggtccctcgattgtttcaagcgtgggttggacatgtttatgagtgggattgggtggttatagataggagctgcctcgtatgggccaataggccttctgcagttaccttgttcttatgtatacaagagtgcctcccatgcccttgcaccaaccatagcactgctgttcaataaatccctagtgtcataccttccctgatattcttaaaaaagcaagagtaacgccagttcataaaggaggtaacacggcagtcataaataattacagaccaatatcgaatctacctatattatcaaaaatatttgaaaaaattatttacaaacagctctactcctatcttctaaaattcaatatactaagtccctgtcagtttggcttcctctCCCAAAAAGAGTAGCAATGATgctgttgttagtctgcttgacttaatctactcagcctttgacaaaagtgagtttccgattggactcttcattgacccgagaaaggcctttgatactgttaaccataactacctcttacttaaactccagcattatggagtccgtggccctgaactatatccgatcctatcttagtgacagacaccagtatgtagccatcaatgatataacctctcctactctaccactaacaggggtgccacagggcagcatcctaggacccccactgtttcttatatacatcaatgatctagctaatgtctctaacatgcttaaacttatatggtttgctgatgatactactctcatctactctgacccaacccactcatgttaaataatgttgtaaacaatgaattaaaaaaagtccacttgtggatgtcaaccaagaaactcgcactaaacatagaaaagacctactacatcttatttggaaacaaatcaacaaatgcaattcagcttcagacagataatgtaaacattagcaataaaaatgacggaaagttccttggcctatacttagacaagagactcaacttcagcacccatatacaacacataactaaaaaggtttctaaaaacgGTTGGTATATTctcttaagatcagatattatgtaccctactctgctctcctctcactctattatgcacttatctatccctatcttatggtatctgtgcttggggttcaaccactgcaaactacctcaagcccatcatcacccagcaaaaatctgctatcaggataaCAACaaactgctttcagacaacacgcagctcccttgtttaaatccctaaacatgctaaacataaattctctCCATACATTCGCTTGTgtaaattatgtttataaaaccctttttctaagCGCAaaacctgttctgaaactcttcctggacagatgtaatagaacacatactcaccacaccagacataaatatctctttgacatccatccccagagtcaaacttaatctgtgtaaacactctatgcaaataaagggacttagtctatggaactcactccctaatgatttgaaaagctgtccaacttttgccatattcaaaaataaagccaaaaagtacctaatttcatcttcatagttttctaccatgggctttatcttcacactgtatctagtgctactcaatcccccaatatttatacctaagccatattactttaccattgtaatcttaaatatcatctgatatcattgttgttgtattgagtgcatatccaactgcattattccttgaaacttttccttgagtaagtaattatcaaaagaaggcaccaaaccgggaaggctatgtagcaccatcaaatgtgcagaataatcagagggcgctaaatatcaccaaggatgccaatacgagaacaaaaacgcataaggcgaacgatatcaaaagtatccgagtcaccaagaattctatagagggacaagcgaccgcgagggacggtcggaaagcaagacacacgctcgtcctggaagtcaggacactcaagaaggacatgcactaccgtaagagggacaatgcaattaggacaataaggagcagggcggcgctccatcaagtgaccgtgggttaagcgagtatggccaatacgcaacctcgccagagctgtttcccaccgccggttacggtggtaggaggacggccacgaggaaacacaacatttaagagtacgcagtttgttaccagtaacagacgaccaagaagcctgccaacgggtaaggacggaggaatggataaccggataaaagtcggaataaggaatacctttacgagagatgggacaagagcggacagcttccttggcggcagcatccgcacgctcatttaaagacacaccaatatggctgggaacccaacaaaactcaaccgacttaaatttactgtgaacaagaaacagccaatgctggatctcgacaactactggatgaactggattaaaggacccaagagccacgagggcactacgagagtcaacaacaactacaaaggaagactgacaacgagaaagcaggagacgaagagcatagaaaatagcataaagctccgctgtaaagatgctagtctccggaggcaagcgacacatataagtgcgatcaggaaaaacaacagagtagccaacaccgtccgcagacttagacccatcggtgaagacggaaacggagcgggagtgagaagaaaagtgctcaaggaaaaggcgttttacaaccgtaggaggggtaaaagctttagtgatgcaggttaacttttgcccctcctgcggttcctgttcctcttcacctccctctttctgtccggttatctcgcttccaggattctttcagttcgtatttctaatgtatctcctcgtgttgttccttctttgcccccgtggagagcgcagttttgtacatccttaaagcacgacagaggcgagaggaaggatgttgcaaggatcgtgcaagatagcgaagacagtagcgatcacggcggtcctggagagacaggaggccagtgtcaacatacaagctaagggcgggagtcgaacgaaaggcaccagaactgaggcacaacccagtatggtgcaaagc from Procambarus clarkii isolate CNS0578487 chromosome 31, FALCON_Pclarkii_2.0, whole genome shotgun sequence includes:
- the LOC138370191 gene encoding uncharacterized protein encodes the protein MFNFREITCATPCCRRGRVSVSSVGVAAAAAAPAGPPGHLKGPVPPHSPSVAPASTVEEQRHAREWRWLYQRGWNTEQGYNQGVPGTEDGAGIEDGAGIEDGAGNNEDAGIEDGAGSKEVPGIEDGAGNNEDAGIEDGAGIEDGAGNNEDAGIEDGAGSRLDAGSKEVPGIEDGAGSKEVPGIEDGAGNNEDAGIEDGAGSRLDAGIEDDAGSKEDAGNNEDAGIEDGTGSKEDAGIKDGTGNKEDAGIKDGTGSKEDAGIKDGTGNKEDAGIKDGTGSKEDAGIKDGTGNKEDAGIKDGTGSKEDAGIEDGTGNKEDAGIKDGTGNKEDAGIKDGTGSRNDAGIKDGTGSRNDAGIKDGTGSRNDAGIKDGTGSKEDAGIEDGTGIMEGVKIRKTDTITKVKCNLSQHPRHFH